A window of Magallana gigas chromosome 8, xbMagGiga1.1, whole genome shotgun sequence genomic DNA:
TCATTTTCAATGCTCACTCAGTTGTGAGCTCATAAACCGgtaaacaagatttttttcctAGAAATACTCTAATTTAGTAAATATAACACAGTAAGAGGTAAATAACAAAGACAAGGTTaggattttgaatttttaaaaaaatataattgaccTTTCATTTCTACTCTATTTTAGTCGATTTCTAAGCTAAAtaacatagaaaaaaattgctAGCAGGAGTGtcgaataaaaaatgaaaagccAATTTCCATGCACCCGAATATGAATTGCTTATTATTGTCGTAAAAGTTAACTTCAAAAATCTCGTGGGGTAACAACtttagacaaaaacaaaaacgttgTGTTCGTACATGGTGACAATCACGCAAGTTGGTCAGAATATCTGaacatttttcttcttctttttttttttcaaatgaagtgTACAGGCAATCAATATATCGATATAGATGCTTCTTATCAATAGTATTACAATTTCCAATTACAAGgaactactgtaaattccttattttatgcgagtacttaattccgtaATTCTGCTGTTTTggatcaaattgcgagaatattAAATCGCATgcaccaattttttgttatgaTTTTAAATAGTTCAGAATCTGTCTggaaaataaaagcgagattttaaaatccgcgaggcttgtttctcgcgattttacgctaATATTAATTCTTCGCGtcaaataaggaatctacatcATTCTGAATTCATAATCTTTCTTCACAATccacatgtatacatacatgtatgctgtatacatatgatttttcttcgtatggaaaaataatcaaaacttTTCGATATTGGTTTTCAATAATAGACGTAAATAATATATCTCTCCACATTCCAgctttattgtattttattcatgtttGACAAAAAAagttgtcaaaaaaaaaatcctttttaaaaATGGCATTTAGAACAAACATAGAATATCATAAAGGTGATATTCGAAACAACAATAAGATCATTTGCGTCAAAAAGataaattgtacatacatgtaaaaaaaagaaatattcttatgaacatattataaaaaacaaaacattctacaaatgtatatgtatacaggTATATAGACTGAGTATATATCTTAATTGGTGAGAGTATAATAGAGCGGATCTAACATATGCAGTGCGACGGGGTACACCTGTCTGCAAGACACTGCTGGATGCACCAATCTAACATTCCTGCAGTATTCTTGTATGCTTCAGTCACTTCGATGTCTTGGCATGTCTTTGATGACTGAGTTGTGGGCGACGACGAtgacgacgacgatgatgatggtgatgGCGTTGATGATGGTGGCGATGGTGTCGATGTCAGAATTGACATCAAGGTTGTAGATTGCTGTGTTGGTGCAATGATTTCCTCACAGTCACAGTAAAAGGATAAACACACGTTTTTCGAACAGGCGAAGGTGCAGATTTCGTTAAATTCTTCAGTATCATCCATGAAAGAGTTTGGATAGCATTCTCCATAAGAAACTGGTTTTTGAGTGGTTGATGCTGAACTAGTTGTAGGTCTAGGGGTGCTAGTAGTTGAAATTGGTTTAGGTGTAGTTGAAATTGGTTTAGTTGTAGTTGAAATCGGTTTAGACGTCGTTGAACTTGGTTGAGCTGTCGTAGCTGGTTTCATCGTTGTTGAGACTGGACTCGAAGTTGACGATGTCATGTTGCTTGATGGTGTCAGTGTTGTTGGCTTTGGTGTCACTGTACCCCCGTTTACATATTGAtagtgatcaaagttttggcaGCTGTCCAGAACGGAAACATCCGCGCATCCATAGAACTGTTCCTGCTCACCGTAACCAAGGCCGCACAAATCATTTTCGCATCCCCAGGAATTACctgttgttaaaaataaatattgatgcaggtaaaaataaaaaatatttactttgtcATGGCAGCTAGGTATTTTTGAACAAATGTTACCGATATATGTCACGTACATTTTCATTATAAGTTAAACTTTTGACATTGGAAATGCATTCGGAGAAATTTCAGGTGTTTGATTTCTATTGCATGTTTTctgttctttttttctattcacTTTTCCCTTCTTTTGGAAACCACAAAGTTGTAACTGATACTTTTCCAATCGTGGGAagaaatatacttttattttcattctgtACACGAAACGTAATAGATACTCAAGATTATTATGGATATTTGAAACATGTACAAAGGT
This region includes:
- the LOC105326078 gene encoding uncharacterized protein translates to MANLFIFLTIFATLTLVEPHGYLEDPPARGSMWALGWDTPQNYNHMQMFCGGKQHQYQTNGGKCGVCGDPYDAPQPRENEGGGVYSSGIISKCFEKTASVIEVKVQITANHLGYFEFRLCEHNNPFTPVTQECLDEHVLSLSDGEGSRYYIGPELGEYTVQLQLPENVQCSQCVLQWKYNTGNSWGCENDLCGLGYGEQEQFYGCADVSVLDSCQNFDHYQYVNGGTVTPKPTTLTPSSNMTSSTSSPVSTTMKPATTAQPSSTTSKPISTTTKPISTTPKPISTTSTPRPTTSSASTTQKPVSYGECYPNSFMDDTEEFNEICTFACSKNVCLSFYCDCEEIIAPTQQSTTLMSILTSTPSPPSSTPSPSSSSSSSSSPTTQSSKTCQDIEVTEAYKNTAGMLDWCIQQCLADRCTPSHCIC